From Pelosinus fermentans DSM 17108, the proteins below share one genomic window:
- a CDS encoding Crp/Fnr family transcriptional regulator, translating to MKNLGGPQGKQLFSQLPVPIVTKYLSHCLTKKYKKKAEIFGPEEHSEYIYLVVSGRIRVYLRYPNGKEFTLTLLDAGDTYSGHTRAFGQAIADSEILFIPVETFRNLLMEVPSFAMSVIGVLGDSLKNSINTIESLVFKEVNKRLYQFIYSLALSSDRQELHSFQVNIGLTHQQIATIVGSTRQTVNTFFNNLQKEGVLILGKDKIIIQKFDIIMERAKDDDE from the coding sequence ATGAAAAATCTAGGAGGACCCCAGGGAAAACAATTATTTAGCCAATTGCCTGTACCGATTGTAACCAAATATTTAAGCCACTGTCTTACTAAAAAATATAAAAAGAAAGCAGAGATTTTTGGACCAGAGGAGCATTCTGAGTATATTTATCTTGTGGTTAGCGGCAGAATTCGTGTGTATTTGCGGTACCCGAACGGTAAAGAGTTCACTCTCACGCTGCTGGATGCGGGCGATACTTATAGTGGTCATACCCGTGCTTTTGGCCAGGCGATTGCCGATAGCGAAATTTTATTTATTCCTGTAGAGACGTTTCGAAATTTGCTCATGGAAGTTCCTTCCTTTGCGATGAGTGTAATCGGAGTGCTGGGAGATTCCTTAAAAAATTCAATTAACACCATTGAAAGTCTTGTTTTTAAAGAAGTAAATAAGCGGCTCTACCAGTTCATTTATAGCCTGGCTTTGTCTAGTGACAGACAAGAATTACATTCTTTCCAGGTTAATATCGGGTTAACCCATCAGCAGATTGCTACGATTGTAGGAAGCACGCGGCAGACAGTGAATACATTCTTTAATAATCTGCAGAAAGAAGGAGTACTCATTCTTGGAAAGGATAAGATCATCATTCAGAAATTTGATATCATTATGGAGCGAGCCAAGGATGATGATGAATAG
- a CDS encoding NAD(P)-dependent oxidoreductase produces MDKGKKIKALVVGDDWVKTKDLIEATKRVLEGYDYEIDSFDQVMDKPMSREKKDDIGDDSVTEYCGHPQELISRIDGVNLLVVHTSPVTKQVIEAGKDLIAIGCCRSDAVSVNVDAVTDKGIYFFNAPGRSVEPVSDLTITFALALCRNILRADRYVKEGRWAGDLNREVPSWEEFESFRGLTLKNKKFGVVGLGKIGRKVAEKAAGLGMDVQVYDPFLDKKIVGEYGTVCTLEELFVNSDFITIHIPPVESNRGIISRELFNKMKPSAYFINVARGEIIDEEALIDVLQKGKIAGAALDVYYTEPLPGTSPLVKLDNVILTPHLAGQRKDVSEGSASILEGTMKPFFQENSLATCFNSAEIKKNK; encoded by the coding sequence ATGGATAAAGGTAAAAAAATAAAAGCATTAGTCGTGGGAGACGATTGGGTAAAAACGAAAGATCTGATTGAAGCTACCAAGCGTGTATTAGAAGGTTATGATTATGAAATCGATTCGTTTGATCAAGTAATGGATAAACCGATGAGCAGAGAAAAAAAAGACGATATAGGCGATGACAGTGTTACCGAATATTGCGGGCATCCCCAAGAACTGATCAGCAGGATTGATGGCGTCAATCTGCTGGTGGTTCATACATCTCCTGTTACAAAGCAAGTGATTGAGGCAGGCAAGGATCTTATTGCGATTGGCTGCTGCAGATCTGATGCTGTAAGTGTAAATGTAGACGCTGTTACGGATAAAGGAATTTATTTCTTTAATGCTCCAGGACGGTCCGTTGAACCCGTATCGGATCTGACGATCACCTTCGCTTTGGCCCTTTGCAGAAATATATTAAGAGCTGACCGGTACGTAAAAGAGGGCAGATGGGCAGGCGATCTCAATAGAGAAGTACCAAGCTGGGAAGAGTTTGAAAGCTTTAGAGGGCTTACCCTTAAAAATAAAAAATTTGGCGTGGTTGGCCTTGGTAAAATAGGGCGGAAAGTTGCCGAGAAGGCAGCCGGACTTGGTATGGACGTACAAGTGTATGATCCGTTTTTAGATAAAAAGATAGTAGGTGAGTATGGCACGGTATGTACTCTGGAGGAACTGTTTGTAAACAGCGATTTTATAACCATTCACATTCCCCCTGTTGAATCAAACAGAGGTATCATCAGCAGAGAACTCTTTAATAAGATGAAACCTTCCGCATACTTCATCAATGTTGCAAGAGGAGAAATTATTGACGAAGAAGCGCTGATTGATGTATTACAGAAGGGGAAAATAGCGGGAGCAGCCCTGGATGTATATTATACAGAGCCTCTGCCTGGGACCAGTCCTTTAGTCAAATTGGACAATGTGATTCTAACTCCTCATTTAGCAGGGCAAAGGAAAGATGTTTCAGAAGGGTCAGCCTCCATATTAGAAGGAACGATGAAACCATTCTTCCAAGAAAACAGCCTTGCTACTTGCTTTAATTCCGCTGAAATTAAGAAAAATAAATAA
- the cooS gene encoding anaerobic carbon-monoxide dehydrogenase catalytic subunit — translation MPKAQDHNHTQRISLDHDFEVLYEKACEAGIETAFSRAKQTPVPCPFGSAGVCCRHCLEGPCRIGFNGKGPQEGICGANGDTIVARNLLTMMIEGAAGHAEHGRETALALLEASEGNSDYQIKGVEKLYQVAAGLGIETNGKAVEDIGKQVALKALEDFQKQAGAMNWLTLHAQQQSIDKWDELGITPVNVHLEISKAVTRTSMGCDADPVNLLLGCLTMGLVDGFGGLHLSSDLQDILFGVPKLVKSNFRLGVIKKEMVNIAVHGHVPLLSEKIVEWSRKLSEEAKAAGAAGINVVGICCSGNEVLMRHGIPAASSFSSQELVIVTGMLEAMVVDVQCIMPGIQKVAECYHTEIITTLPYVNIAGSTHVDFHTDKADKAAQDIVRKAIANFPKREHQKITSFTGTVEAYAGFSNEQIIEALSALNKEDPLKPLLDAIASGAIRGVAAIVGCTNVREFQDWGNVTVAKELLKNNVLVVATGCSAHSLAKHNLMNMQGLEYCGESLRGVLKAIGQAVGLESLPPTLHMGSCVDNSRPADLLTAVANRLGVEVKDLPAVGSCPETHSPKALVIGTYFLANGVDVHVGVNPQVSGSQFVTDVLCNGAKDDGLNLEKLFGGKLIYEKDPVKAAAILLRRIEEKRLALGLSSKLESGI, via the coding sequence ATGCCTAAGGCTCAGGATCACAATCATACGCAGAGGATCTCTTTGGATCATGACTTTGAAGTTCTTTACGAGAAGGCTTGTGAAGCAGGTATTGAGACAGCATTTTCTCGGGCAAAACAAACCCCTGTTCCTTGTCCTTTTGGCTCTGCAGGAGTTTGCTGTAGACACTGTTTGGAAGGTCCATGCCGTATTGGATTCAATGGCAAAGGGCCCCAGGAAGGCATATGTGGAGCGAATGGAGATACGATTGTTGCTCGCAACTTATTAACGATGATGATCGAAGGTGCGGCAGGACACGCAGAGCATGGCAGAGAGACGGCGTTGGCCTTATTAGAAGCTTCAGAAGGAAACTCCGATTATCAGATTAAAGGTGTAGAAAAGCTATATCAGGTAGCTGCTGGTCTGGGAATTGAAACGAACGGCAAAGCAGTGGAGGATATTGGAAAGCAAGTGGCTCTCAAGGCATTAGAAGACTTTCAGAAACAAGCAGGGGCGATGAATTGGCTAACGCTTCACGCTCAGCAGCAATCAATCGATAAGTGGGATGAGCTTGGCATAACCCCTGTTAACGTTCATTTAGAGATTTCCAAAGCTGTTACCCGAACATCAATGGGATGTGATGCTGATCCGGTAAACCTTCTTTTGGGCTGTTTGACCATGGGATTGGTAGATGGTTTTGGCGGTCTGCATTTGTCTTCGGATTTACAAGACATTTTGTTTGGTGTACCTAAATTGGTCAAATCCAATTTTAGACTCGGTGTAATAAAAAAAGAAATGGTTAATATTGCAGTACATGGTCATGTGCCTTTATTGTCGGAGAAAATCGTAGAATGGTCTCGGAAATTATCGGAAGAAGCAAAAGCTGCTGGAGCCGCAGGCATTAATGTTGTGGGGATTTGCTGTTCGGGCAATGAAGTGCTCATGCGTCATGGCATACCTGCAGCTTCCAGTTTTTCATCTCAGGAACTGGTCATTGTAACGGGGATGCTCGAAGCAATGGTCGTAGACGTGCAGTGCATTATGCCTGGCATTCAAAAAGTAGCGGAATGTTATCACACCGAGATTATTACAACTCTGCCTTATGTTAATATTGCAGGATCTACCCATGTTGATTTCCACACGGATAAGGCGGATAAAGCGGCTCAGGATATCGTTCGCAAAGCAATTGCCAACTTTCCCAAGAGAGAGCATCAGAAAATTACCAGCTTTACAGGGACTGTAGAAGCATATGCAGGCTTTTCCAATGAACAAATCATAGAAGCGCTAAGTGCGTTAAATAAAGAAGATCCCCTTAAGCCCTTGCTTGATGCAATAGCAAGCGGAGCAATCCGGGGTGTTGCGGCCATCGTTGGCTGTACAAATGTCCGTGAATTTCAAGACTGGGGAAATGTTACTGTTGCCAAAGAGCTGCTCAAGAATAATGTTCTGGTCGTTGCTACAGGTTGTTCGGCTCATTCTTTAGCAAAACATAACTTGATGAACATGCAAGGCCTGGAATACTGCGGTGAATCCTTGCGGGGTGTCTTAAAGGCGATTGGGCAAGCTGTTGGTCTTGAATCTCTGCCGCCGACTCTTCATATGGGAAGCTGTGTTGATAATTCCCGTCCTGCCGATCTGTTGACGGCTGTGGCAAATCGATTAGGCGTGGAAGTGAAGGATTTGCCTGCTGTTGGATCTTGTCCGGAAACCCATAGCCCGAAAGCATTGGTCATTGGAACATACTTTTTAGCCAATGGGGTGGATGTTCACGTTGGTGTGAATCCTCAAGTATCTGGTTCCCAGTTTGTCACAGATGTACTATGCAATGGTGCGAAAGATGACGGTTTGAATTTAGAAAAGCTTTTTGGCGGTAAATTGATCTATGAAAAAGATCCGGTGAAGGCAGCAGCTATTTTGCTAAGACGAATTGAAGAAAAGCGCCTGGCACTGGGTCTCAGTTCAAAATTGGAGTCAGGAATATGA
- a CDS encoding antibiotic biosynthesis monooxygenase, whose translation MIVTCVTIYVKEPFISNFIEATLDNHRNSIKEEGNLRFDVLQCTNDESRFFLYEAYSTEEAAAAHKKTAHYLKWRDTVADWMARPRAGVAHSVIAPLEKDF comes from the coding sequence ATGATTGTTACATGCGTTACTATTTATGTAAAAGAACCGTTTATATCTAATTTTATTGAAGCTACTCTTGATAATCACAGAAATTCAATAAAAGAGGAAGGAAATCTTCGCTTCGATGTACTGCAATGCACTAATGATGAAAGCAGATTTTTTCTTTATGAAGCCTACTCCACGGAGGAGGCTGCCGCAGCCCATAAAAAGACAGCTCATTATTTAAAATGGAGAGATACAGTTGCCGACTGGATGGCACGACCACGAGCAGGAGTAGCACATTCTGTTATTGCTCCTCTTGAAAAGGATTTTTGA
- a CDS encoding class II fructose-bisphosphate aldolase — MLTDMKSILADAKKRSYGVAAPNAWNEDSIRAAIGAAEREKAPIIIALYPVMADIFEFGKIAVEMAKNASVPVAVHLDHGQELEQVVKAIRAGFTSVMVDRSTLPFDKNVEAVKEIVTFAHAVGVTVEAELGHVGQGCDYTETKDQGLTDPNEAIQFVEMTGVDCLAVAVGTSHGVYKGKPELQFDLLDKLNHAVDVPLVLHGCSGTGDKNLKKAIGYGITKLNLYTDLDMAGYTLFQESIKKQEISKITEACSFMFKGYSDKLTHYIQWFGASGKA, encoded by the coding sequence ATGCTTACAGATATGAAAAGCATTCTGGCAGATGCCAAGAAGAGGTCTTACGGGGTGGCAGCTCCTAATGCATGGAATGAAGATAGCATAAGAGCAGCAATCGGAGCTGCCGAAAGAGAAAAAGCGCCAATCATTATTGCCCTTTATCCTGTAATGGCTGATATTTTTGAATTTGGTAAAATTGCCGTAGAAATGGCTAAGAACGCATCGGTACCAGTTGCAGTTCATTTAGATCATGGACAAGAGTTAGAGCAGGTAGTGAAAGCTATACGTGCCGGTTTTACTTCGGTTATGGTTGATCGTTCAACCTTGCCTTTTGACAAGAACGTAGAAGCCGTGAAAGAAATTGTTACGTTTGCTCACGCCGTAGGAGTAACGGTAGAAGCAGAATTAGGTCATGTTGGGCAGGGGTGTGACTATACCGAAACCAAGGATCAAGGACTTACAGACCCAAATGAAGCAATCCAATTTGTAGAAATGACAGGTGTGGATTGTCTTGCTGTTGCTGTCGGAACTTCCCATGGTGTGTATAAAGGAAAGCCAGAATTGCAGTTTGATTTGCTGGATAAGTTAAATCATGCAGTAGATGTTCCTTTAGTACTTCATGGATGCTCAGGCACGGGAGATAAAAACTTAAAAAAGGCCATCGGGTATGGAATAACAAAACTCAATTTATATACTGATTTGGATATGGCAGGATATACTTTATTTCAAGAATCGATAAAAAAACAAGAAATAAGTAAAATAACAGAAGCTTGCAGTTTTATGTTTAAAGGCTACTCTGATAAACTGACACACTACATACAATGGTTTGGAGCAAGCGGTAAAGCATAG
- a CDS encoding sigma 54-interacting transcriptional regulator, translated as MAEGNRKDIRELIKNECPQEPLTDEQISQKLSILRETVTNIRKKLNIPSSRNRKRMNVKKAVELIKTKKSDITITSLVAKLKQQGFTVSRSYIGEIINSEGNEITKELESRAEDENEMDSFQKLTGYDGSLSNNIKQGKASVLYPPFGLPTLIIGESGTGKTLFAECIYQYAVQKKIIEVDGPFVSLNCADYSDNPQLLLSMLYGYKKGAFTGANQDTEGLVERANKGILFLDEIHRLPPKGQEMLFSILDKGKFRRLGEVVNERKSQIYFIGATTENIESSLLLTFRRRIPMIIELPSLKDRSIKEKIQLIYSFFQEEANRTHLKIYVKAKIMEAFVLKKYSGNIGQLKSEIQVTCANAYVEKMNNSKDEINIGFNEMLYHNFFNNNTENSEIQTTKLTITFKDMLFIPNAANKGEHFVTANDSHYSLPKDIYEKIEEKYYELKKADVTSAEIEKNIWNFILSNFSMMGIDSNNDKNVTSLDELKYLVGENIAVVVKEFIKRIKKDHSQLQVNEKVAIYLAIHISEAMKRIKFKQDIINPNLVYIKENLKAEYDMACSLVHDLEANNKVRIPEGEVGFIAMYINELLKPRSSKSRITIIVISHGKIASEMIAVANKMMNVDFPIAVDMPFNVNPIRIFEQIIEISKTLDSQSGILFFVDMGSLLNVGEIVEKRTGIKTRTIDRVDLVSVMEAIRKIYISEETLDDIYYDIMNSKHTYHMVSTNHSDKPLALIAMCLTGHGVAIKIKELLSANYPHIKVISLSILDANVKQEIHNLKQQYTIPAIIGTMNPYIEGINFIPFESNFTQDKKMLLDQVLKQKNYNSLKKIFRDDFIMIDLACKTKQEVIETMSMVLFNNGFIKKGYIDSVFERENMSSTCFKKNVAIPHGLPSFVNETSIISAKLSQAIEWDDSKNLVNLVFLLAVKDDDINIINDLFRLLKQKNNIDEFLKAKNRFEFIKVLYDSFS; from the coding sequence ATGGCGGAAGGCAACCGGAAGGACATTAGGGAATTAATTAAGAATGAATGCCCCCAAGAGCCATTAACGGATGAGCAAATATCACAAAAGTTATCCATCTTGCGGGAAACCGTTACTAATATTAGAAAGAAACTGAATATACCCAGTTCTCGAAACCGGAAAAGAATGAACGTGAAAAAGGCTGTAGAACTAATCAAGACAAAAAAATCGGACATAACGATAACGAGTCTTGTAGCCAAGCTGAAACAGCAGGGGTTTACAGTGTCAAGAAGCTATATCGGGGAGATCATCAATAGTGAAGGCAATGAAATAACAAAAGAATTAGAGTCACGTGCTGAAGATGAAAATGAAATGGATAGCTTTCAGAAATTAACAGGCTATGATGGAAGTCTTTCCAATAATATTAAACAGGGCAAGGCATCCGTATTATATCCCCCATTTGGCCTCCCTACCCTTATTATAGGGGAAAGCGGTACTGGCAAAACCTTGTTTGCAGAATGCATCTATCAATATGCGGTGCAGAAGAAAATAATAGAAGTGGATGGTCCTTTTGTATCCCTAAATTGTGCTGACTACAGTGATAATCCTCAACTTTTGCTTTCCATGCTGTATGGATACAAAAAAGGGGCCTTTACAGGAGCGAATCAAGATACAGAAGGTCTTGTAGAGCGCGCCAATAAAGGGATCCTTTTCTTAGATGAAATACATCGCCTGCCTCCTAAGGGACAGGAAATGCTATTTTCTATTTTGGATAAAGGAAAATTTAGAAGACTTGGTGAGGTTGTAAATGAGCGAAAGTCTCAGATTTATTTTATCGGTGCAACCACTGAGAATATTGAATCCTCCCTGCTGCTAACCTTCAGAAGAAGAATTCCTATGATCATAGAACTGCCATCCCTAAAGGATCGATCCATTAAAGAGAAAATTCAGCTGATTTATAGTTTCTTTCAGGAAGAAGCAAATCGGACTCATTTAAAAATTTATGTAAAGGCTAAAATTATGGAAGCCTTTGTTCTGAAAAAATATTCAGGCAATATAGGTCAACTTAAAAGTGAAATTCAAGTCACCTGTGCAAATGCTTATGTTGAGAAAATGAATAACAGCAAGGATGAAATTAATATTGGCTTTAATGAGATGTTATATCATAATTTCTTTAACAATAATACAGAAAATTCCGAAATACAGACAACAAAGCTCACAATTACCTTTAAGGATATGTTATTCATTCCAAATGCAGCGAATAAAGGGGAACACTTTGTTACTGCAAATGATAGTCATTACTCGCTGCCAAAAGATATTTATGAAAAAATCGAAGAAAAATATTATGAACTGAAAAAAGCAGACGTTACATCTGCTGAAATAGAAAAAAACATTTGGAATTTTATATTAAGTAATTTCAGCATGATGGGAATTGATTCAAATAACGATAAAAATGTAACGTCTCTAGATGAATTAAAATATCTTGTGGGTGAAAATATTGCAGTAGTCGTAAAAGAGTTCATAAAAAGGATTAAAAAAGATCATTCTCAATTGCAGGTAAATGAAAAGGTTGCGATATACTTAGCGATTCACATCAGTGAAGCGATGAAAAGGATTAAATTTAAACAAGATATCATTAATCCCAATCTTGTCTATATAAAAGAAAACCTCAAAGCAGAATATGATATGGCATGCAGTCTGGTACATGATTTGGAGGCCAATAATAAAGTCAGGATTCCTGAAGGGGAAGTCGGGTTTATTGCTATGTATATTAATGAGCTGTTAAAACCCAGGAGCAGCAAAAGCAGAATCACTATAATTGTCATTTCCCATGGAAAAATAGCGTCAGAGATGATCGCTGTTGCCAATAAAATGATGAATGTAGATTTCCCAATTGCTGTGGACATGCCTTTCAATGTGAATCCAATAAGGATCTTTGAACAAATCATTGAAATTTCTAAAACCTTAGATAGCCAAAGCGGTATACTGTTTTTTGTAGACATGGGATCGCTGCTGAATGTTGGAGAAATTGTTGAAAAAAGAACCGGTATTAAAACTCGCACCATTGACAGGGTAGACCTTGTTTCTGTCATGGAAGCGATTCGAAAAATATATATATCCGAGGAAACCCTTGATGACATTTATTACGATATAATGAATTCTAAACACACCTATCATATGGTGTCAACAAATCATTCGGATAAGCCCTTAGCTTTAATTGCTATGTGTCTTACAGGTCATGGAGTTGCTATAAAAATAAAAGAACTTTTATCTGCAAATTACCCTCATATAAAAGTAATCTCCTTAAGCATATTAGATGCTAACGTAAAGCAGGAAATACACAATTTAAAACAACAATATACGATTCCAGCGATTATTGGTACGATGAATCCTTACATAGAAGGGATTAACTTTATACCCTTTGAAAGCAATTTTACCCAGGACAAAAAGATGCTTCTTGATCAGGTATTAAAGCAGAAAAATTACAATAGTCTTAAGAAGATTTTTAGAGATGATTTTATCATGATTGACCTAGCATGTAAAACAAAGCAGGAAGTAATCGAAACCATGAGTATGGTTCTTTTTAATAACGGTTTTATTAAAAAAGGTTATATAGACTCCGTATTTGAAAGAGAGAATATGAGTAGTACGTGTTTTAAGAAGAATGTAGCCATCCCCCATGGATTACCCTCATTTGTTAATGAAACTTCGATCATTTCTGCAAAACTAAGCCAAGCCATTGAGTGGGATGACAGCAAAAATTTAGTCAATTTGGTATTTTTACTTGCAGTAAAAGATGATGATATTAATATTATCAATGATTTGTTCAGGTTACTGAAACAAAAAAATAATATAGATGAATTTTTGAAAGCAAAAAATCGTTTTGAATTTATAAAAGTATTGTATGATTCCTTTTCATAA
- a CDS encoding MarR family winged helix-turn-helix transcriptional regulator, protein MDSLDELTHELFTFFNGFSSWENSVIKTSELSVSEAHAIEILGTHGQMKMKTLAGHLGVTTGTTTVTVDRLEKKDYARRESVKEDRRIHLITLTQKGQQAFAEHHQYHSNLTEQILSVLSSEENEQLINILKKINAEAF, encoded by the coding sequence ATGGATTCTTTAGATGAATTGACACATGAGTTATTTACTTTTTTTAATGGTTTTTCATCATGGGAAAACTCCGTAATAAAGACGAGTGAACTGTCTGTTTCAGAAGCCCATGCCATAGAGATATTGGGAACACATGGTCAAATGAAGATGAAAACTCTTGCAGGGCATCTGGGAGTCACGACCGGTACCACTACGGTTACTGTTGATCGCCTGGAAAAGAAAGACTATGCCAGAAGAGAGTCTGTGAAGGAAGACCGCCGCATTCATTTAATTACGTTAACGCAAAAAGGTCAGCAGGCTTTTGCTGAGCATCATCAGTATCATTCGAATTTGACCGAACAGATACTTTCTGTTCTTTCCAGTGAGGAAAATGAACAATTGATAAATATACTTAAAAAAATTAATGCGGAGGCTTTTTAG
- a CDS encoding heavy metal translocating P-type ATPase, translating into MEVESRQMAKAEITEHADMEHGAGGHVRDYVVIASTSILLLSSWFQWLPQIFGIDTTLIAAIIGGVPIVKEAITAIYKRGDTRVGLLVSIAIIASIAIGEYLAAAEVALIMTIGEMLEHITLEKSNTALKKLAELSPLQARIIENGIEREIAAELVRTGDKLLIKPGEKIPVDGMVVNGQATVDQATITGESIPVECRNGASVFGGTIVTMGSIEIVATKVGQDTALGHIIRMVKEAQANKAPSARIIDRWANWFVPLSLAIALLVYLVTGDIVRGVTILIVFCPCAMLLSTPTAVAAAIGAAARRGILIKGGEILEKVGALDTILFDKTGTITLGKPSLKEIRGYNGWQRNELLAIAAGIEKRSEHHLAKAIIEEAQKENISFVEPSYWEPVIGQGIVAEKDSDHFLLGNQSLMESKDIELTPEQQAYCSENQKSGATVVFIAVNGMISGILTIQDPIRTGSKEAINALKREKITKIVMLTGDASRVGEAVGKQVNVPIVHGDLLPTDKVSYVETYQRLGCNVAMIGDGINDAPALAKANIGIAMGYSGTDIAIEAADIVLLSDDLKKVPETIQKSRKAIRTIWQNIVVANVINFAAIILAALGLLGPVAAAIVHNVGSILVVLNSARLLRN; encoded by the coding sequence ATGGAAGTTGAAAGCAGACAAATGGCAAAAGCAGAAATTACTGAGCACGCTGATATGGAACATGGGGCAGGAGGCCATGTTCGAGATTATGTGGTCATTGCATCCACATCGATTTTGTTATTGAGCAGTTGGTTTCAGTGGCTGCCACAAATTTTTGGCATTGATACAACGCTGATTGCAGCTATCATCGGTGGAGTACCCATTGTGAAAGAAGCAATTACAGCCATTTATAAAAGGGGAGATACCAGGGTTGGTCTCTTAGTAAGTATTGCAATTATTGCTTCCATTGCCATTGGTGAATATTTAGCTGCTGCTGAAGTGGCTCTTATTATGACCATCGGAGAGATGTTAGAACACATTACCTTGGAAAAATCAAATACTGCATTAAAAAAACTTGCGGAACTATCACCATTGCAAGCTCGTATTATAGAGAATGGAATAGAACGAGAAATTGCAGCCGAATTAGTACGGACTGGGGATAAGCTGTTGATAAAACCTGGAGAAAAAATCCCGGTTGATGGTATGGTAGTCAATGGCCAGGCTACAGTCGATCAGGCTACGATAACGGGTGAATCAATACCCGTTGAATGCCGTAATGGTGCGAGTGTCTTTGGCGGGACGATTGTAACTATGGGGAGTATTGAAATTGTAGCGACGAAGGTTGGGCAAGATACGGCTTTAGGTCATATTATTCGAATGGTAAAAGAGGCTCAGGCCAATAAGGCGCCGAGCGCGCGAATCATCGATCGCTGGGCAAATTGGTTTGTTCCATTAAGCTTGGCGATTGCACTATTAGTTTACCTGGTAACGGGAGATATTGTACGAGGCGTTACAATTTTAATTGTATTTTGTCCGTGTGCAATGTTATTGAGTACACCTACCGCTGTGGCCGCAGCCATTGGGGCGGCAGCTCGTCGGGGTATTTTAATTAAGGGCGGGGAAATATTAGAAAAAGTGGGAGCACTCGATACGATTTTATTTGACAAAACAGGTACAATCACACTTGGGAAGCCTTCATTAAAAGAGATTCGCGGCTATAATGGCTGGCAAAGAAATGAACTGCTGGCCATTGCAGCAGGAATCGAAAAGCGCTCCGAGCATCATTTGGCAAAAGCAATTATTGAGGAGGCCCAAAAAGAAAACATATCTTTTGTTGAGCCATCTTATTGGGAGCCTGTCATTGGTCAAGGTATAGTTGCAGAAAAAGATAGTGATCATTTCTTATTGGGAAATCAATCCTTGATGGAATCCAAAGATATAGAGCTTACACCAGAACAGCAGGCATATTGTTCTGAAAACCAAAAATCAGGAGCCACCGTCGTTTTTATAGCCGTCAATGGCATGATAAGCGGAATATTGACAATACAAGATCCCATTAGGACGGGCTCGAAAGAGGCAATAAATGCCTTAAAACGTGAAAAAATTACAAAAATAGTGATGCTGACGGGGGATGCCTCAAGGGTTGGAGAGGCTGTCGGGAAACAAGTGAATGTTCCTATCGTTCATGGTGATCTACTGCCTACAGATAAAGTCAGCTATGTGGAAACCTATCAGCGTTTAGGCTGTAATGTAGCAATGATTGGGGATGGAATCAACGATGCTCCAGCGCTGGCCAAGGCAAACATTGGGATTGCCATGGGATACTCTGGAACGGATATTGCTATTGAGGCTGCAGATATTGTACTACTGTCCGATGACCTGAAAAAGGTGCCTGAGACAATACAGAAAAGCCGCAAGGCGATTCGTACCATTTGGCAGAATATTGTAGTAGCAAATGTGATTAACTTTGCCGCCATTATTTTGGCTGCTCTTGGTCTGTTAGGACCGGTTGCCGCTGCCATTGTGCATAATGTTGGTTCAATTTTAGTCGTATTGAACTCTGCGCGTTTATTGCGTAATTGA